CTTTATCTGCAAGTCCTTCATCAACAACTGCCTTTGGCATACCGTAAACAACACATGTTCCCTCATCCTGTGCTATAGCCCTCCCGCCTGCATTCTTGATAGCCCTTATGCCATCTTTGCCGTCGCTTCCCATACCTGTCATAATCACACCTATTGAACGACACGGAAAACACTGGGCAATTGATGTAAATGAAATATCAACACACGGCTTGTATATAGCGTCAGAAGGATTATTATCCATGTCCAGTTCAACCTCTATTGCCCCCCTTCTTTTAAGTCGGGTATGGACACCGCCTGGGGCTACAAGCACTATGCTTGGTTTAATAGCATCACCACTCCTAGCCTCCCTCACCTCCATACCACATATACCATTAAGCCTTTCAGCATAAGGACCTGTAAAAGTCATTGGCATATGCTGGACAACCAGTATCCCTGCCGGAAAATCAGACGGGAGCATTGTCAACACATCCTGCACAGCCTTTGGTCCACCTGTGGAGGCGCCAATAGCGACAACCGCTACCTTTTGGCTTACAAACTTATCCTTAAAGGGAGGGGTGAGGGGTGCGGGGTGAGGAGTTGACTGCTTACTGCTTACTTTCTTTCTGGAGACCGCCTTGATTTTGGATATAAGTTCATCCTTTATCCTGACAATATTAACAGAAAGGTCTCCAAGATTTTTAGGTATGTAATCAACAGCACCAAGTTCAAGGGCATCAAATGTTGCATGCGCACCCTCTGTAGTAATGGAAGAAAGCATAAGCACAGGCATAGGCTTCTTTTCCATTATAATTTTTAATGCCTCAAGACCGTTC
This genomic interval from Deltaproteobacteria bacterium contains the following:
- a CDS encoding chemotaxis response regulator protein-glutamate methylesterase, with protein sequence MHKKIRVLIVDDSAFMRKAIKGLIEDDPDIEVIGLARDGMEGVEMAMANSPDVITLDVEMPRMNGLEALKIIMEKKPMPVLMLSSITTEGAHATFDALELGAVDYIPKNLGDLSVNIVRIKDELISKIKAVSRKKVSSKQSTPHPAPLTPPFKDKFVSQKVAVVAIGASTGGPKAVQDVLTMLPSDFPAGILVVQHMPMTFTGPYAERLNGICGMEVREARSGDAIKPSIVLVAPGGVHTRLKRRGAIEVELDMDNNPSDAIYKPCVDISFTSIAQCFPCRSIGVIMTGMGSDGKDGIRAIKNAGGRAIAQDEGTCVVYGMPKAVVDEGLADKVVPLPEIAGEILNMV